One window from the genome of Sphingomonas lacunae encodes:
- a CDS encoding type II toxin-antitoxin system VapC family toxin codes for MIRYMLDANCAIYAMIDASCAISQRIAGLSPGDIVMSAVSFSEVALGTQNQRPPPPEVLDAFVEAVPILPFDEAAARVYARLPFKHAHFDRLLAAHALSLGAIVVTTNEADLADVPGLVVENWAV; via the coding sequence GTGATCCGTTACATGCTTGATGCAAATTGCGCCATTTATGCCATGATTGATGCGTCGTGCGCGATCAGCCAACGCATCGCTGGATTGTCTCCGGGGGACATCGTCATGTCGGCGGTCAGCTTCTCGGAAGTGGCGCTGGGGACTCAAAATCAGCGACCGCCTCCGCCCGAGGTTCTTGATGCCTTTGTCGAGGCGGTGCCGATCCTTCCCTTTGATGAGGCTGCCGCTCGGGTATATGCAAGGCTTCCGTTCAAACATGCGCACTTTGACCGGTTGCTGGCCGCCCATGCGCTGAGCCTCGGGGCGATTGTCGTGACCACCAATGAAGCCGACCTTGCTGATGTGCCGGGGTTGGTGGTTGAGAATTGGGCTGTTTAA
- the trmD gene encoding tRNA (guanosine(37)-N1)-methyltransferase TrmD — protein MTFITHILTLYPDMFPGPLGHSMAGRALERGLWSCAATNIRDFATDKHRTVDDTPAGGGAGMVLRADVLAAALDGVVRNVDRSVCLEPVEGWSLSETEESKSGPSTSSGRTDSGDGENQPLPVLAMTPRGKPITQQRIRELAAGPGVIILCGRFEGFDERLFEGRPAIEQVSMGDIILSGGEMGALMLLDACIRLLPGVMGAASSGDEESFENGLLEYPHYTRPQEWEGRTIPEVLRSGDHAKIAAWRKQRAEMDTRLRRPDLWERHVGARDQSASGARRETEEEA, from the coding sequence ATGACCTTCATCACCCACATCCTCACCCTGTACCCGGACATGTTTCCGGGGCCCTTGGGGCACAGCATGGCAGGGCGCGCGCTGGAGCGGGGGCTGTGGTCCTGCGCCGCGACCAACATTCGCGACTTTGCCACTGATAAGCATCGCACGGTGGATGACACTCCGGCGGGTGGCGGGGCGGGGATGGTATTGCGCGCTGATGTGCTGGCGGCGGCGCTGGACGGGGTGGTGCGCAACGTAGACCGGTCCGTTTGTCTTGAGCCCGTCGAAGGGTGGTCCTTATCTGAAACCGAAGAGAGCAAGAGCGGTCCTTCGACAAGCTCAGGACGAACGGATTCTGGGGACGGGGAGAATCAGCCCCTCCCCGTTCTCGCCATGACGCCGCGTGGCAAACCCATCACGCAGCAGCGCATCCGCGAGTTGGCCGCTGGCCCCGGAGTGATCATCCTCTGCGGGCGGTTTGAGGGGTTTGACGAGCGGCTATTCGAGGGGCGGCCCGCGATCGAGCAGGTCAGCATGGGCGACATTATCCTTTCCGGCGGGGAGATGGGCGCGCTGATGCTGCTTGATGCTTGCATTCGGCTGCTTCCCGGCGTAATGGGCGCGGCTTCTAGCGGGGATGAGGAGTCGTTTGAAAACGGTCTCCTCGAATATCCCCACTATACCCGACCCCAAGAATGGGAAGGGCGCACGATCCCTGAAGTGCTGCGATCGGGGGATCATGCGAAGATCGCCGCCTGGCGGAAACAAAGGGCGGAGATGGACACACGGTTACGCAGACCGGACCTTTGGGAGCGCCATGTCGGCGCTCGGGACCAGTCTGCCTCTGGCGCGCGGCGTGAGACAGAGGAAGAGGCATGA
- the rplS gene encoding 50S ribosomal protein L19, whose protein sequence is MNLLQQIEAEEVAKAMEGKTIPDFRPGDTLRVGVKVVEGERTRVQNYEGVCIARSNKSIGSNFTVRKISFGEGVERVFPLYSPNIDSITVVRKGAVRRAKLYYLRGRRGKSARIAERRDNRQDAE, encoded by the coding sequence ATGAACCTCCTGCAACAGATCGAGGCCGAAGAAGTCGCCAAGGCGATGGAAGGCAAGACCATTCCCGATTTCCGTCCGGGTGACACGCTGCGCGTCGGCGTGAAGGTCGTTGAAGGTGAGCGCACCCGCGTGCAGAACTATGAAGGCGTCTGCATCGCCCGCTCGAACAAGAGCATCGGTTCGAACTTCACCGTTCGCAAGATTTCGTTCGGCGAAGGCGTGGAACGCGTGTTCCCGCTGTACAGCCCGAACATCGACAGCATCACCGTCGTCCGCAAGGGCGCCGTGCGTCGCGCCAAACTCTATTATTTGCGCGGTCGCCGCGGCAAGTCGGCGCGTATCGCTGAACGTCGCGACAATCGTCAGGACGCTGAATAA